One genomic window of Caldivirga maquilingensis IC-167 includes the following:
- a CDS encoding AAA family ATPase — MLFSTEPKTSLSELFDREMEIERFRMGINERLVLVLGLRRVGKSSLILSVLNSMGIDYVFIDVRKLFDEVSKKIPGERLYEELRIALSRMSLSERVRGVLSSINLSLGTVGVRLSMAEIRGTITSILEALNSLGRRIVLVFDEAQYLRYSTIGLRSILAYTYDHLSNITLVLTGSEVGLLHDFLGMDDPSSELYGRYYLSIELKPFTRDQSIEFLKRGFKELNVSVDDSIIVKAVDELDGIVGWLVYFGKLYLDRGVDAIYEVKEMGAKMVMREVEELFNRSQYYKYIMEAIATLGRARWVDVNRYVTAKVGRRPTNATLSRNLNNLIKMGFVIKNGDYYMIQDPMIRYAVIKVAT; from the coding sequence ATGTTATTCAGCACAGAGCCCAAGACGTCGCTTAGTGAATTGTTTGATAGGGAGATGGAGATTGAAAGGTTTAGGATGGGAATTAATGAAAGGCTTGTTCTGGTTTTAGGTTTAAGAAGGGTTGGTAAGTCTAGTCTCATACTTTCCGTACTAAATTCCATGGGCATTGACTATGTATTCATAGATGTTAGGAAGTTATTTGATGAGGTTTCTAAGAAAATACCAGGTGAAAGATTATACGAGGAGTTGAGAATAGCCTTAAGTAGAATGAGCCTTAGTGAGAGGGTTAGGGGGGTCTTGAGCAGCATTAACCTATCACTGGGTACGGTGGGTGTTAGACTTTCCATGGCTGAGATTAGGGGTACTATTACTAGTATTCTCGAGGCGCTTAACAGCCTTGGTAGGAGGATTGTGCTTGTTTTTGATGAAGCCCAGTACCTCAGATACTCCACTATTGGTCTTAGATCAATACTAGCATATACTTACGATCACCTTAGTAACATAACACTGGTGCTAACAGGTAGTGAGGTTGGGCTCCTTCATGACTTCCTGGGGATGGATGACCCATCCTCGGAGCTTTACGGTAGATACTACCTAAGTATTGAACTTAAGCCCTTCACTAGGGATCAGTCCATTGAATTCCTCAAGCGTGGGTTTAAGGAATTGAATGTATCCGTTGATGACTCAATCATAGTCAAGGCTGTGGATGAATTGGACGGCATAGTGGGTTGGCTTGTTTACTTCGGTAAGCTCTACCTGGATAGGGGTGTTGATGCTATTTATGAGGTTAAGGAGATGGGTGCCAAGATGGTTATGCGCGAGGTTGAGGAGTTATTCAATAGGAGTCAGTATTACAAGTATATAATGGAGGCCATAGCCACCCTGGGTAGGGCCAGGTGGGTTGATGTGAATAGATACGTAACAGCTAAGGTTGGTAGGAGGCCTACGAACGCTACCCTGTCTAGGAACTTAAATAACTTGATTAAAATGGGCTTTGTAATTAAGAATGGTGATTACTACATGATTCAGGATCCAATGATCAGGTATGCAGTAATCAAAGTCGCCACCTAA
- a CDS encoding sulfocyanin-like copper-binding protein → MFNPRPGVSRTVVYIILVAVVAVIVGLIPMLYLYMPHKSTAVTVSSSTSTTTVTTTTSTTTLTTSTTTVTSTSTTTSTVSLNPYVQFFQSTPVGPVTLSPSQVTQLESYMPPNVKVISSNNTIVFNSTTVYILVLAGPSSNYLSFQVFNLTNPTIVVPKGATVKITVLDVSVLPHSFGLVSKGPPYSASITPDQYPPPFPGSQMPQSILVNGLTPASSSSISGYVIEFNATTPGVYWYICFVPGHAASGMYGKFIVLG, encoded by the coding sequence ATGTTTAATCCCAGGCCTGGTGTAAGTAGGACCGTGGTTTACATTATACTTGTGGCTGTTGTAGCCGTGATAGTTGGCCTAATACCCATGCTTTACCTCTACATGCCCCATAAGTCAACTGCAGTAACAGTATCCAGTAGCACATCAACAACCACAGTAACCACTACTACGAGTACTACTACTTTAACAACTTCAACAACCACTGTTACCTCAACGAGCACAACAACCTCCACTGTTTCACTTAATCCTTACGTTCAATTCTTTCAATCAACCCCAGTGGGGCCTGTGACGTTAAGCCCGAGTCAAGTTACTCAACTGGAGTCCTACATGCCGCCTAATGTTAAGGTTATATCATCTAATAACACTATAGTGTTTAACTCAACAACAGTCTACATACTGGTTCTGGCTGGTCCATCAAGCAACTACCTCTCATTCCAGGTATTCAACCTAACTAACCCAACCATAGTGGTTCCCAAGGGTGCTACAGTTAAGATAACTGTACTTGATGTTAGTGTCCTGCCGCATAGCTTTGGCTTAGTATCCAAGGGGCCACCCTACTCAGCATCCATAACACCTGACCAGTATCCACCACCATTCCCAGGGTCACAGATGCCTCAATCAATACTTGTTAATGGCTTAACACCAGCATCCTCAAGTAGTATTAGTGGTTACGTTATTGAGTTTAATGCCACAACACCAGGCGTGTACTGGTACATTTGCTTCGTGCCGGGTCACGCTGCCTCAGGAATGTACGGTAAGTTCATTGTGCTTGGATAA
- a CDS encoding cytochrome c oxidase subunit II, with translation MTIPTYAGNVGLGPDTIAGIFIAALLVSLFFIVWVARNAKRNMSDEEYAAYRHRIERLEKIWVVLVIVALIIPNVITFQYTPQVVTGNTLAGLGVNMSALKTACPTVPPGNYQNACTSTLQSDIQQLLPLQNEGKIMIVVVIAGQWYWHFYTVAPNGSLVFTSNLTVPAGKPVVFLMTSVDVNHDFGAYDENGNLLFQYQVSPDYVSVFTYVFNIPEPIIVRCLEYCGPGHWAMVSQFTVNVV, from the coding sequence ATGACTATACCCACATACGCTGGTAATGTGGGGCTTGGTCCAGATACCATTGCCGGTATATTCATTGCGGCACTCTTAGTTTCACTATTCTTCATAGTGTGGGTTGCTAGGAATGCTAAGAGGAATATGAGTGATGAGGAGTACGCCGCCTATAGGCATAGGATAGAGAGGCTGGAGAAGATTTGGGTTGTTTTAGTAATAGTAGCATTAATAATACCTAATGTAATAACCTTCCAATACACACCACAGGTGGTAACCGGCAACACACTGGCTGGTCTAGGGGTTAATATGAGTGCCCTTAAGACAGCATGCCCCACAGTACCCCCGGGTAATTATCAGAATGCCTGTACAAGCACATTGCAGAGCGATATTCAGCAATTATTACCTCTACAGAATGAGGGTAAGATTATGATTGTTGTGGTGATTGCTGGGCAGTGGTATTGGCATTTCTACACAGTAGCCCCCAATGGTAGCCTAGTGTTCACCAGTAATTTAACTGTTCCAGCTGGGAAGCCAGTGGTGTTCCTCATGACCTCTGTTGATGTTAATCATGACTTCGGCGCCTATGATGAGAACGGTAACCTACTCTTCCAGTACCAGGTGTCACCGGATTACGTGTCAGTGTTCACGTATGTGTTCAATATTCCTGAACCTATAATAGTTAGGTGCCTTGAGTACTGTGGTCCAGGTCATTGGGCCATGGTCTCGCAATTCACTGTGAATGTGGTATAG
- a CDS encoding cbb3-type cytochrome c oxidase subunit I — MSMGQEVSSSMDPETRAARVSLKYLFTWLGVFLAGGLLGLTMRSQQANLVNVGDSAFYTMMTVHGQFMFLGLGTFGAFGLTWYVLAKALRRDLHYRFINVIYWLLVLGFALIGISGLYGNFGAGWYFLYPLPLYSVQDQWTNWSVAAFSLGELLLGLALIFYCIEVIAVLVQWGGGGVRSWSSIKKGFMAMARGIGLDGLGVVKANPHRLDASVFPLIANAIDMLVATPPLAALLLVMFIGSTVNPNFGINVGLADNMFWFFGHPIVYQLLFPAVAALYLLFELGSNRDWLGYTVTGAIWVLATVTNLLVWVHHLYLYPFEPLPVNLMSQLSTMGISIVSAVSVFALLAMMWRSGIKMTPPYMFSLIAMFAWLEAGYSGVAQAIVAWNLYLHNTLWVVAHFHTMALLNIAMVAIALIYYLVPKAYPWVNLYDKWSKVHFWMTLVGGFGFVNTWFAEGVLGVPRRYAYHYMLTVYGIPVTNLDLIGVIFAIILGIAQGIFAVKLFNELVIKRIRIMAEQEAERIVASGGQ, encoded by the coding sequence ATGTCTATGGGTCAAGAAGTATCCAGCAGTATGGATCCTGAGACTAGGGCAGCTAGAGTATCACTTAAGTACTTATTCACATGGCTCGGTGTATTCCTTGCAGGTGGTTTACTTGGCTTAACCATGAGGAGTCAGCAAGCTAACTTGGTTAACGTTGGTGACTCAGCCTTCTACACTATGATGACTGTGCATGGTCAATTCATGTTCCTAGGCCTAGGCACCTTCGGTGCCTTTGGCCTAACCTGGTATGTGTTAGCTAAGGCGCTTAGGAGGGATCTTCACTACAGGTTCATTAACGTTATTTACTGGCTCCTAGTACTGGGGTTTGCATTAATAGGCATTAGTGGGCTTTACGGGAACTTTGGGGCTGGTTGGTACTTCCTATACCCCCTACCACTCTACTCTGTGCAAGACCAGTGGACTAATTGGAGTGTTGCAGCCTTCTCACTTGGGGAATTATTACTTGGATTAGCATTAATATTCTACTGTATTGAGGTCATAGCAGTCCTAGTTCAATGGGGTGGAGGCGGTGTTAGGTCATGGTCCTCCATTAAGAAGGGATTCATGGCTATGGCCAGGGGTATTGGACTTGATGGATTGGGTGTAGTTAAGGCTAATCCACATAGGCTTGACGCCTCAGTATTCCCATTAATAGCCAACGCCATTGATATGCTGGTTGCCACACCACCATTGGCAGCGCTACTACTGGTCATGTTCATTGGCTCCACCGTTAACCCTAACTTCGGCATTAACGTGGGGCTTGCCGATAACATGTTTTGGTTCTTCGGCCACCCAATAGTATACCAATTACTATTCCCGGCTGTTGCAGCACTGTATCTACTCTTCGAGCTAGGTAGCAATAGGGATTGGCTTGGATACACTGTTACCGGGGCTATTTGGGTACTGGCTACAGTCACGAATCTACTCGTATGGGTTCACCACCTATACCTATACCCATTTGAACCACTCCCAGTGAATTTAATGAGCCAGCTGTCAACAATGGGCATATCCATAGTGTCTGCTGTTTCAGTTTTCGCGTTATTAGCAATGATGTGGAGGAGTGGTATTAAGATGACTCCCCCATACATGTTCAGTCTAATCGCCATGTTCGCCTGGCTTGAGGCTGGTTACTCCGGTGTGGCTCAGGCTATTGTGGCATGGAACCTATACCTACATAATACCCTATGGGTCGTGGCTCACTTCCACACAATGGCGCTTTTAAACATAGCCATGGTGGCCATAGCCCTCATATACTACCTAGTGCCTAAGGCATACCCATGGGTTAACCTGTACGATAAGTGGAGTAAGGTTCACTTCTGGATGACCTTGGTGGGTGGGTTTGGGTTCGTTAACACGTGGTTCGCTGAGGGTGTGTTAGGTGTACCTAGGAGGTACGCCTACCACTACATGCTTACCGTGTACGGGATACCGGTGACAAACCTTGACTTAATCGGGGTAATCTTCGCAATAATACTTGGCATTGCCCAGGGGATCTTTGCCGTTAAACTATTCAATGAACTTGTGATTAAGCGCATTAGAATAATGGCTGAGCAGGAGGCTGAACGCATTGTGGCATCGGGTGGTCAATGA
- a CDS encoding Rieske 2Fe-2S domain-containing protein: MMGDNVNQGRRNFLKVLVTLAGVAMLASALPPVVEQIIPPETGLTSFPRLLLVDENGNPVKASQIPVNTQVILSFPYPLSNEPNMLLNLGDSSGRPVEVPPTTVVVPQTGASYEFPGGVGPYKSIVAYSGICQHLGCQMPLMSFYPNASNCQPAATSAGNLKGVIHCLCHGSTYDPYKGGAVVTGPTVRPLPAVVLEWDSSTDELYAVKMIGPVIYGHPGFNTPTNNTINNPIGDLQGGSAAGSVSTIVSNLGKLTQCSG; the protein is encoded by the coding sequence ATGATGGGGGATAATGTTAACCAAGGTAGGAGGAATTTCCTAAAAGTCCTAGTAACCCTAGCCGGTGTGGCGATGCTGGCAAGCGCCCTACCACCGGTGGTGGAGCAGATAATACCACCTGAAACCGGCCTCACATCATTCCCAAGACTACTGCTGGTGGATGAGAACGGTAACCCTGTTAAGGCCTCCCAAATACCCGTGAATACTCAAGTCATCCTATCATTTCCCTACCCCCTTAGTAATGAGCCTAATATGCTGCTTAATCTCGGCGACTCCTCTGGTAGGCCTGTGGAGGTTCCTCCCACTACTGTTGTTGTTCCTCAGACTGGTGCATCATATGAATTCCCAGGTGGAGTAGGTCCATATAAGTCAATTGTTGCATATAGTGGAATATGTCAGCACTTGGGTTGCCAAATGCCATTAATGAGCTTCTACCCAAATGCATCAAACTGTCAACCAGCAGCAACATCAGCCGGTAACCTTAAGGGTGTCATCCACTGCCTATGCCACGGATCCACATACGACCCATATAAGGGTGGTGCTGTGGTTACTGGGCCAACAGTAAGGCCTTTACCGGCTGTGGTTCTTGAATGGGATTCAAGCACTGATGAATTATACGCAGTGAAAATGATAGGACCAGTAATATACGGGCACCCAGGCTTCAACACACCCACAAACAACACAATAAACAACCCAATAGGGGACCTACAGGGTGGTAGTGCGGCTGGTTCAGTATCAACCATTGTTTCTAATCTAGGTAAGTTAACCCAGTGTTCAGGGTGA